A genomic window from Sanguibacter antarcticus includes:
- a CDS encoding RNA polymerase sigma factor has product MAPISANPALPREFEHPALQDLIRRGATHGRVDAESFRAACEHAEVADAKRLKVVFRALVSAGVDVDLPTAKVAAAATTRSTTATARAVKPRTTAAAKKAAAAEAALTADAPTEGVEAEPAKRAPRKAATKAAPVKRPRRKASDDEGHVSDGVEVAELEEVDPAAVAKKAAEEGDESRGYVYSDADDDDAPAQQVITAGATADPVKDYLKQIGKVALLNAEQEVDLAKRIEAGLFADERLASDAKFEPKARRELEWIAGDGRRAKNHLLEANLRLVVSLAKRYTGRGMLFLDLIQEGNLGLIRAVEKFDYTKGYKFSTYATWWIRQAITRAMADQARTIRIPVHMVEVINKLARVQRQMLQDLGREPTPEELAKELDMTPEKVVEVQKYGREPISLHTPLGEDGDSEFGDLIEDSEAVVPADAVSFTLLQEQLHQVLDTLSEREAGVVSMRFGLTDGQPKTLDEIGKVYGVTRERIRQIESKTMSKLRHPSRSQVLRDYLD; this is encoded by the coding sequence GTGGCGCCCATCTCTGCGAATCCCGCTCTTCCGCGCGAATTCGAGCACCCAGCATTGCAAGATCTCATCCGACGTGGGGCGACCCATGGCCGTGTGGATGCCGAGAGCTTCCGCGCTGCTTGCGAGCACGCGGAGGTTGCCGACGCCAAGCGTCTCAAGGTCGTCTTCCGCGCCCTCGTGTCCGCCGGCGTCGACGTCGACCTCCCGACCGCCAAGGTCGCAGCGGCCGCAACGACCCGCAGCACCACCGCGACCGCTCGTGCAGTCAAGCCGCGGACCACCGCGGCAGCCAAGAAGGCTGCAGCAGCCGAGGCCGCACTCACCGCTGACGCGCCGACCGAAGGCGTCGAGGCGGAGCCTGCCAAGCGTGCACCGCGCAAGGCTGCGACGAAGGCCGCACCCGTCAAGCGGCCGCGGCGCAAGGCCTCTGACGACGAGGGCCACGTGTCCGACGGCGTCGAGGTCGCCGAGCTCGAAGAGGTCGACCCCGCAGCCGTCGCCAAGAAGGCCGCCGAAGAGGGAGACGAGTCTCGCGGCTACGTCTACTCCGACGCAGACGACGACGACGCACCCGCGCAGCAGGTCATCACTGCCGGTGCGACGGCCGACCCTGTCAAGGACTACCTCAAGCAGATCGGCAAGGTCGCGCTCCTCAACGCGGAGCAAGAGGTCGACCTGGCCAAGCGCATCGAGGCAGGGCTCTTCGCCGACGAGCGTCTCGCCTCTGACGCGAAGTTCGAGCCGAAGGCCCGTCGCGAGCTCGAGTGGATCGCGGGCGACGGTCGTCGTGCCAAGAACCACCTGCTCGAGGCGAACCTTCGCCTCGTGGTCTCGCTCGCCAAGCGCTACACAGGTCGCGGCATGCTCTTCCTCGACCTCATCCAGGAAGGGAACCTGGGGCTCATCCGTGCGGTCGAGAAGTTCGACTACACGAAGGGCTACAAGTTCTCGACGTACGCGACCTGGTGGATCCGTCAGGCGATCACACGCGCCATGGCCGACCAGGCTCGGACGATCCGCATCCCCGTGCACATGGTCGAGGTCATCAACAAGCTCGCCCGAGTGCAGCGGCAGATGCTCCAGGACCTCGGGCGCGAGCCCACCCCGGAGGAGCTCGCCAAGGAGCTCGACATGACGCCGGAGAAGGTCGTCGAGGTCCAGAAGTACGGACGCGAGCCGATCTCTCTCCACACCCCGCTCGGCGAAGACGGCGACAGCGAGTTCGGTGACCTCATCGAGGACTCCGAGGCCGTCGTGCCCGCCGACGCTGTGAGCTTCACCCTTCTCCAGGAGCAGCTCCACCAGGTTCTCGACACTCTCTCTGAACGTGAGGCAGGTGTCGTGTCTATGCGATTCGGCCTCACGGACGGGCAGCCCAAGACGCTCGACGAGATCGGCAAGGTCTACGGGGTGACGCGCGAGCGCATCCGTCAGATCGAGAGCAAGACGATGTCGAAGCTGCGTCACCCCAGCCGCTCGCAGGTTCTGCGCGACTACCTCGACTGA
- a CDS encoding DUF7455 domain-containing protein has product MNTTTTEALTVADRCDRCGAQAYVRVLLPSGELLFCAHHARAHSDAFANIATHIQDETDRLLEEHGAGAGARS; this is encoded by the coding sequence GTGAATACAACGACGACTGAAGCTCTGACCGTGGCTGACCGCTGCGACCGCTGTGGCGCTCAGGCATATGTCCGCGTCCTCCTCCCATCAGGTGAGCTGCTCTTCTGCGCACACCACGCGCGGGCGCACTCCGACGCCTTCGCGAACATCGCCACGCACATCCAGGACGAGACGGACCGGCTCCTCGAGGAGCACGGCGCCGGCGCCGGCGCACGCAGCTGA
- a CDS encoding DNA gyrase/topoisomerase IV subunit B, with amino-acid sequence MTTASAESSYTARHLSVLEGLEAVRKRPGMYIGSTDSRGLMHCMWEIIDNSVDEALGGHCTRIGVVLHADTSVSVSDDGRGIPVDVEPKTGLSGVEVVYTKLHAGGKFGGGSYTASGGLHGVGASVVNALSSRLDVEVDRGSKVHRMTFRRGEPGLFDDTAAGPGPDSPFTPFTDNSELVVVGKAKRGQTGTRVRYWADRQVFPKSAVFSYDELVTRVRQTTFLVPGLTITVRDERGLPGTPGEAGPHEETFVHHGGTVDFVEFLAPDAAVTATWHLTGTGTFKETVPVLDERGHLTPQEVVRDCEVDVAMRWGTGYDTELRTFVNIISTPKGGAHLAGFEAGLLKVMRKAVETNARKLKVSMKDGAERIEKDDVLAGLTAVLTVRLAEPQFEGQTKEVLGTAPVRAIVSRVVEQQVAAMFSSPKRDDKTQASLLLDKIVAEMRARLSARKQKEISRRKNALETSSLPTKLADCRSDDVARSELFIVEGDSALGTAKLARSSDFQALLPIRGKILNVQKASVSDMLRNAECAAIIQVLGAGSGRSFDLEAARYGKIVLMTDADVDGAHIRTLLLTLFFRYMRPLVDAGRVYAAVPPLHRIEVIGAGSRKNTFIYTYSEAELATTLKKLDKAGKRYKDEIQRYKGLGEMDADQLAETTMDPRHRTLRRVTADHAESAERVFELLMGSEVAPRKDFIIAGANALDRSRIDA; translated from the coding sequence GTGACGACTGCATCCGCTGAATCGAGCTACACCGCACGCCACCTCTCCGTCCTCGAGGGGCTAGAAGCCGTGCGCAAGCGCCCAGGCATGTACATCGGGTCGACCGACTCCCGGGGGCTCATGCACTGCATGTGGGAGATTATCGACAACTCGGTCGACGAGGCCCTCGGTGGGCACTGCACCCGGATCGGAGTCGTGCTGCACGCTGACACGTCCGTATCTGTGAGCGACGACGGCCGCGGCATCCCGGTGGACGTCGAACCGAAGACAGGCCTCAGCGGGGTGGAGGTCGTCTACACGAAGCTGCACGCCGGGGGAAAGTTCGGCGGCGGCTCCTACACCGCGTCCGGCGGCCTGCACGGCGTCGGGGCGTCGGTGGTCAACGCCCTGTCCTCGCGCCTCGACGTCGAGGTGGACCGCGGGAGCAAGGTCCACCGCATGACGTTCCGCCGGGGCGAGCCCGGTCTCTTCGACGACACGGCGGCAGGACCGGGTCCGGACTCGCCGTTCACGCCCTTCACCGACAACTCCGAGCTCGTGGTCGTCGGCAAGGCCAAGCGCGGGCAGACTGGCACACGGGTGCGTTATTGGGCGGACCGTCAGGTCTTCCCCAAGTCAGCGGTCTTCTCCTATGACGAGCTCGTCACCCGCGTCCGCCAGACGACGTTCCTCGTCCCCGGTCTGACGATCACCGTGCGCGACGAGCGAGGCCTGCCTGGTACGCCGGGTGAGGCTGGGCCGCACGAGGAGACCTTCGTCCACCACGGGGGGACCGTCGACTTCGTCGAGTTCCTCGCCCCCGATGCCGCGGTGACCGCGACATGGCACCTCACCGGGACCGGGACCTTCAAGGAGACGGTTCCTGTCCTCGACGAGCGTGGTCACCTCACGCCGCAGGAGGTCGTCCGTGACTGCGAGGTCGACGTCGCGATGCGCTGGGGGACCGGCTACGACACGGAGCTCAGGACCTTCGTCAACATCATCTCCACGCCCAAGGGCGGCGCTCACCTCGCCGGGTTCGAGGCAGGGCTGCTCAAGGTCATGCGCAAGGCGGTCGAGACGAACGCCCGCAAGCTCAAGGTCTCGATGAAGGACGGAGCGGAACGGATCGAGAAGGACGACGTCCTCGCCGGTCTGACGGCTGTTCTCACCGTGCGTCTCGCGGAGCCCCAGTTCGAGGGCCAGACGAAAGAGGTCCTCGGGACGGCTCCCGTGCGGGCGATCGTCTCGCGTGTGGTGGAGCAGCAGGTCGCTGCGATGTTCTCCTCGCCCAAGCGCGACGACAAGACACAGGCGTCGCTGCTGCTCGACAAGATCGTCGCCGAGATGCGGGCCCGGCTGTCCGCGCGCAAGCAGAAGGAGATCTCGCGACGCAAGAACGCGCTGGAGACCTCGTCGTTGCCGACGAAGCTCGCGGACTGCCGCAGCGACGACGTGGCACGCAGCGAGCTGTTCATCGTCGAGGGCGACAGCGCGCTGGGGACGGCCAAGCTGGCGCGCTCGTCCGACTTCCAGGCGCTCCTGCCGATCCGTGGAAAGATCCTCAACGTCCAGAAGGCGTCGGTGAGCGACATGCTGCGCAACGCCGAGTGCGCAGCCATCATCCAGGTGCTCGGTGCTGGCTCAGGGAGGTCCTTCGATCTCGAGGCGGCGCGCTACGGCAAGATCGTCCTCATGACCGACGCAGACGTCGACGGAGCGCACATCCGCACCTTGCTCCTCACGTTGTTCTTCCGCTACATGCGCCCCCTCGTCGACGCAGGTCGCGTCTACGCGGCGGTCCCGCCCCTGCATCGGATCGAGGTGATCGGCGCGGGGTCCCGCAAGAACACCTTCATCTACACGTACTCCGAGGCGGAGCTCGCCACGACCTTGAAGAAGCTCGACAAGGCAGGTAAGCGCTACAAGGACGAGATCCAGCGCTACAAGGGCCTGGGCGAGATGGATGCTGATCAGCTGGCAGAGACGACCATGGACCCGAGGCACCGCACGCTGCGACGCGTGACAGCCGATCATGCCGAGTCCGCTGAGCGGGTCTTCGAGCTCCTCATGGGGTCGGAGGTCGCGCCGCGCAAGGACTTCATCATCGCGGGTGCGAACGCTCTCGACAGGTCACGCATCGACGCCTGA
- a CDS encoding GNAT family N-acetyltransferase, which translates to MSETTRRTSIGDRAGAPTDLSLPSADLGLRWRSMGPQDAGALGVLMTTIEVTDGAPYRTAPGEVDDIFVGAWKDSARDTVVGIDENGVFRAYGTVEAPPGDESVVRVFVAGGVHPQVRGAGVGRELLGWMTGRARQKLAESGKDVPGRIAAFLDDTAPDQWHLFEAAGYTAARFYSNLRCELAEPTRDLVLDPELRVVPWDSSLEDAARRAHNDAFRDHWGSEPATRDSWLQGRSMFAPGWSFVVVDTTKAAVDEPYVAGYLLSSRYEQDWTVTGRTSGYIETLGVRREYRGRKIAVALLAAAMDAYRTSGMELAELDVDADNPSGAFGLYSNLGFVKSSGSRMYSIEL; encoded by the coding sequence ATGAGTGAGACGACGAGACGTACGAGCATCGGCGACCGGGCGGGGGCACCGACCGACCTCAGCCTTCCCTCCGCCGATCTCGGTCTTCGGTGGCGGTCGATGGGGCCCCAGGACGCCGGGGCGCTGGGGGTGCTCATGACGACGATCGAGGTCACGGACGGCGCGCCGTACCGGACGGCTCCGGGCGAGGTCGACGACATCTTCGTCGGGGCGTGGAAGGACAGCGCTCGAGACACGGTCGTCGGCATCGACGAGAACGGAGTCTTCCGGGCCTACGGCACGGTCGAGGCGCCGCCCGGCGACGAGTCGGTGGTACGCGTGTTCGTCGCGGGCGGCGTGCACCCGCAGGTGCGCGGAGCCGGCGTCGGCCGGGAGCTGCTCGGGTGGATGACGGGGCGTGCGCGTCAGAAGCTCGCCGAGTCGGGCAAGGACGTCCCGGGCCGCATCGCCGCTTTCCTCGACGACACCGCGCCGGACCAGTGGCACCTGTTCGAGGCAGCGGGATACACGGCTGCGCGCTTCTACTCGAACCTGCGGTGTGAGCTCGCGGAGCCGACGCGCGATCTCGTGCTCGATCCAGAGCTGCGGGTCGTGCCGTGGGACTCGAGCCTGGAAGACGCCGCGCGTCGGGCGCACAACGACGCTTTTCGTGACCACTGGGGGAGCGAGCCCGCCACGCGGGACTCGTGGCTCCAGGGACGGAGCATGTTTGCGCCCGGATGGAGCTTTGTCGTGGTCGACACGACCAAGGCTGCCGTCGACGAGCCGTACGTCGCGGGCTACCTCCTCTCGAGCAGGTATGAGCAGGACTGGACCGTCACGGGTCGCACGAGCGGGTACATCGAGACGCTCGGCGTGCGACGGGAGTACCGGGGGCGCAAGATCGCTGTGGCGCTCCTCGCCGCCGCGATGGATGCGTACCGGACGAGCGGCATGGAGCTCGCTGAGCTCGATGTCGATGCAGACAACCCGTCCGGGGCGTTCGGTCTCTACTCCAACCTGGGCTTCGTGAAGTCGAGCGGCTCACGGATGTACTCCATCGAGCTCTGA
- a CDS encoding prenyltransferase/squalene oxidase repeat-containing protein, protein MRALPLSGLMVLVAITLTSCSSDSSPEPVAVTEDVPGAVAAASGWLTGQAGDDGLFATEFDGQTYPDPGLTADVVLALSASGETLGAGDIARALADPAVVASYVGDGTTSLYVGSTAKLAATLAVARLDSAEETGRDLLEELAAREAPSGRFTDLGEPDYSQTISQSWAVLALSQAGEVPSTAVDFLADQQCSGEGYPAALTDEPTGTCDADPDATGFAVSALVSAGVPADDPRVAGAVDWLTEAAQTDDDGQFWFSAEPAEASVNSTAVAAVALRDAGEDDTQALAWLEAQMVVSGDDAGSFTVADVPDARATSQALVALAGTGLAGLLG, encoded by the coding sequence TTGCGTGCTCTCCCTCTCTCCGGTCTCATGGTGCTCGTCGCCATCACTCTGACGTCGTGCTCGTCTGACAGCTCTCCGGAGCCGGTCGCCGTGACCGAAGACGTACCCGGTGCGGTCGCCGCCGCTAGCGGCTGGCTCACAGGGCAAGCAGGCGACGACGGGCTCTTCGCCACCGAGTTCGACGGCCAGACCTACCCGGACCCGGGACTGACCGCGGACGTCGTGCTCGCGCTCTCGGCGTCAGGGGAGACCCTGGGCGCGGGCGACATCGCGCGGGCTCTTGCTGATCCGGCCGTCGTGGCCTCCTACGTGGGAGACGGCACGACGAGCCTGTACGTGGGCTCGACCGCGAAGCTCGCGGCGACCCTCGCGGTGGCGCGGCTCGACTCTGCGGAGGAGACGGGTCGCGATCTCCTCGAAGAGCTTGCGGCGCGCGAGGCGCCGAGCGGTCGGTTCACCGACCTCGGCGAGCCTGACTACTCCCAGACGATCTCCCAGTCCTGGGCGGTCCTCGCCCTGAGCCAGGCCGGCGAGGTACCGTCGACCGCTGTCGACTTCCTCGCGGACCAGCAGTGCTCGGGCGAGGGATACCCCGCCGCGCTCACGGACGAGCCCACCGGGACCTGCGACGCAGACCCCGATGCGACAGGCTTTGCCGTCTCCGCGCTCGTCTCGGCCGGTGTACCGGCCGACGACCCTCGGGTCGCGGGTGCGGTCGACTGGCTGACCGAGGCTGCCCAGACCGACGACGACGGACAGTTCTGGTTCTCTGCGGAACCAGCCGAGGCGAGCGTCAACAGCACGGCTGTCGCCGCTGTCGCGCTGCGCGACGCCGGTGAGGACGACACGCAGGCGCTCGCGTGGCTCGAGGCCCAGATGGTGGTCTCGGGCGACGATGCCGGATCGTTCACGGTCGCTGACGTCCCGGATGCCCGCGCGACCTCCCAGGCTCTCGTCGCTCTCGCCGGGACTGGCTTGGCCGGTCTGCTCGGATAG
- a CDS encoding cobalt ABC transporter permease, producing MRLRTDRRPVHPGAWWVWALATATAATLTTNILVLALFLAATGLVVASCATSDGVRRYALYVWVAAAVVVIRVVFRCVFPDRGGTPLLVLPTVSIGPIDLFGTLTTQALVSAVSGGLQLATVILAVGAAHTLADVLQLLKHAPPSLAGLSTALVIAVSVFPELARSTQDVRRAARLRGGRSGLRGVVVPVLEATMERSVALAAAMEARGLGAARPAPGLVHGAKRLRAAAQPVFVLGAILCVAFAAYGLLDDAWPGWLAPALAGCAVACALGASLVDRTARRTVYRPDRWGAGSTLTAVSGLVGAFVVIVLTTPQVRLPALDGWPSLSVAALLGPLVVAVPGALTSRRSA from the coding sequence ATGAGGCTGCGCACCGACAGACGACCGGTGCATCCCGGAGCCTGGTGGGTCTGGGCGCTCGCGACGGCGACGGCCGCCACCCTGACGACGAACATCCTCGTGCTCGCGCTCTTTCTCGCGGCGACCGGCCTCGTGGTCGCGTCCTGCGCGACCTCCGACGGGGTGCGCCGGTACGCGCTCTACGTGTGGGTCGCTGCCGCTGTCGTGGTGATCCGTGTCGTGTTCCGCTGCGTGTTCCCCGACAGAGGCGGCACACCGCTCCTCGTGCTGCCGACGGTGAGCATCGGCCCGATCGACCTCTTCGGCACCCTCACCACGCAGGCGCTGGTGAGCGCCGTGAGCGGCGGACTCCAGCTCGCGACCGTCATCCTCGCGGTCGGGGCCGCGCACACGCTCGCCGACGTGCTCCAGCTCCTCAAGCACGCGCCGCCCTCCCTCGCCGGTCTCTCGACGGCCCTCGTCATCGCCGTCTCGGTCTTTCCCGAGCTCGCGCGCAGCACGCAGGACGTCCGCAGGGCAGCCCGCCTGCGCGGCGGCCGGTCCGGGCTCCGTGGCGTCGTCGTGCCGGTCCTCGAAGCCACCATGGAACGGTCGGTCGCGCTCGCGGCAGCGATGGAGGCGCGCGGTCTCGGGGCGGCACGTCCCGCGCCCGGTCTCGTGCACGGGGCCAAGCGCCTGCGGGCAGCGGCCCAGCCGGTCTTCGTGCTCGGAGCGATCCTGTGCGTCGCGTTCGCCGCATACGGTCTGCTCGACGACGCGTGGCCCGGCTGGCTCGCTCCGGCGCTCGCGGGCTGTGCGGTCGCGTGCGCGCTCGGGGCGTCGCTCGTCGACCGGACGGCCCGACGGACGGTCTATCGACCGGACCGCTGGGGAGCCGGGTCGACGCTCACGGCTGTGAGCGGGCTCGTCGGGGCATTCGTCGTCATCGTGCTCACCACGCCGCAGGTCCGGCTCCCTGCGCTCGACGGCTGGCCGTCGTTGAGCGTCGCTGCGCTGCTGGGTCCGCTCGTCGTCGCCGTCCCTGGCGCCCTGACATCGAGGAGGTCCGCATGA
- a CDS encoding ABC transporter ATP-binding protein has product MIELRSFGFSYDGSPPLFAGVDLVVGAGELALVVGPTGTGKSTLLQSMNGLVPRFTGGRVTGEVFVDGRSTREVEPRDLAGAVGYVGQNPTLGFVTAHVESELAFGMEQQGVDPRTMRRRVEETLDLVGIAGLRHRRLETLSLGEQQRVAIGAVLTGAPRALLLDEPTSALDPVGAEEVLATIGRLVHDLGLTVVLAEHRLERVVQLADTVVLLIGDGGVRTGPPQEILPGTTVAPPIVRLAVAAGWDPVPLTVRDARRRARDVVPTLAAPPHAAPRTARSGEHVLVARQVSVRYEADRAVDRVDLTLDAGEITALMGRNGSGKSSLLWTLQGTGRRDGGTVDVQGLDPHGLPPARARALVGLVPQDVSAMLYLETVAEECTASDTDAHRAPGTTQSILDSIVSGGDLPPAVHPGTHPRDLSEGQRLALVLAIVLATEPPVLLLDEPTRGLDHDAKSRLVTALRAIADRGAAVLVATHDVELAADLADRVVLITQGEIVADGDARPMLTGSPSFAPQIAKILSPGPWMRMDDVVFTDRS; this is encoded by the coding sequence ATGATCGAGCTGAGGTCGTTCGGGTTCTCCTACGACGGCTCGCCGCCGCTGTTCGCAGGTGTCGACCTCGTGGTCGGTGCCGGCGAGCTGGCGCTCGTCGTCGGCCCGACCGGCACGGGCAAGTCGACGCTCTTGCAGTCGATGAACGGTCTTGTCCCACGCTTTACCGGGGGGCGGGTCACCGGCGAGGTCTTCGTCGACGGTCGATCGACACGTGAGGTCGAGCCCCGAGATCTCGCGGGCGCCGTCGGGTACGTCGGCCAGAACCCGACCCTCGGCTTCGTCACTGCGCACGTGGAGTCCGAGCTCGCCTTCGGGATGGAGCAGCAGGGCGTCGACCCGCGGACCATGCGGCGGCGGGTCGAGGAGACTCTCGACCTCGTCGGGATCGCGGGGCTGCGGCACCGGAGGCTCGAGACGCTCTCCCTCGGCGAGCAGCAGCGCGTCGCCATCGGTGCGGTGCTCACCGGTGCACCCCGGGCGCTGCTCCTCGACGAGCCCACCTCGGCGCTCGACCCGGTCGGTGCCGAAGAGGTGCTCGCCACGATCGGTCGCCTCGTGCACGACCTCGGGCTGACGGTCGTCCTGGCCGAGCACCGCCTCGAACGGGTCGTCCAGCTGGCGGACACCGTCGTCCTGCTCATCGGTGACGGGGGAGTGCGGACCGGGCCGCCCCAGGAGATCCTCCCCGGCACGACGGTCGCCCCGCCGATCGTCCGCCTCGCTGTCGCCGCCGGGTGGGACCCGGTGCCGCTCACGGTCCGCGACGCCCGTCGTCGTGCCCGGGACGTCGTGCCGACGCTCGCGGCGCCGCCGCACGCCGCTCCCCGGACGGCGCGGTCGGGCGAGCACGTGCTCGTCGCACGCCAGGTGAGCGTGCGGTACGAGGCAGACCGCGCGGTCGACCGGGTCGACCTCACGCTGGACGCTGGCGAGATCACTGCGCTCATGGGGCGCAACGGCTCCGGGAAGTCGTCTCTCCTGTGGACCCTGCAGGGCACCGGCCGGCGCGACGGCGGCACCGTCGACGTCCAGGGGCTGGACCCGCACGGGCTGCCGCCGGCACGCGCCCGTGCGCTCGTCGGTCTCGTCCCGCAGGACGTCTCGGCGATGCTCTACCTCGAGACGGTCGCCGAGGAGTGCACGGCTTCGGACACGGACGCTCACCGGGCCCCGGGGACGACGCAGTCGATCCTCGACTCCATCGTCTCCGGCGGCGACCTCCCGCCAGCCGTCCACCCGGGGACCCACCCGCGAGACCTCTCCGAGGGACAGCGGCTCGCACTCGTGCTCGCGATCGTGCTGGCCACCGAACCGCCGGTCCTCCTCCTCGACGAACCGACCCGCGGGCTCGACCACGACGCCAAGAGCCGCCTGGTGACAGCACTGCGTGCGATCGCCGACCGGGGCGCGGCCGTCCTCGTCGCGACCCACGACGTCGAGCTCGCAGCCGACCTCGCCGACCGCGTCGTGCTCATCACGCAGGGCGAGATCGTCGCCGACGGCGATGCGCGACCGATGCTCACCGGATCGCCCAGCTTTGCCCCGCAGATCGCGAAGATCCTCTCCCCAGGCCCTTGGATGCGCATGGACGACGTCGTCTTCACGGATCGCTCGTGA
- a CDS encoding ECF transporter S component, translating to MTARPQAPVLDAGRTRGPRAASALLLTVASVLGLAMFCWPLVASVLPRSSGQSAPWLVLVLLPVLLVLVLAQLGSDGLDARSLAMLGVLCAVNAALRLVSAGAGGIELVFFLLVLAGYVFGPTFGFLLGALSLFASALLTAGVGPWLPFQMFAAGWIGLGAGALGNLLAGRVRPRGRRELAALAVYAVVVAYVFGALMNLWFWPFALGGDTRISYVPGGGLAENLRRFVTFTLVTSLPWDTVRAVTNVVAVVVLGRPVLGTLRRARRRGSFG from the coding sequence GTGACGGCTCGGCCACAGGCGCCGGTCCTCGACGCAGGACGGACCCGAGGTCCGCGGGCAGCGTCGGCCCTGCTCCTCACGGTCGCGAGCGTCCTCGGCCTCGCGATGTTCTGCTGGCCCCTCGTCGCGAGCGTCCTGCCGCGCTCCAGCGGACAGAGCGCGCCCTGGCTCGTGCTCGTGCTCCTGCCGGTGCTCCTCGTGCTCGTGCTCGCGCAGCTCGGCTCGGACGGGCTTGATGCGCGCAGCCTTGCGATGCTCGGCGTGCTCTGCGCCGTCAACGCCGCGCTGCGGCTCGTGAGTGCTGGAGCTGGCGGGATCGAGCTCGTCTTCTTCCTGCTCGTCCTCGCCGGCTACGTGTTCGGTCCGACGTTCGGCTTCCTCCTCGGCGCCCTGTCGCTCTTCGCGTCCGCGCTGCTCACCGCCGGGGTCGGCCCATGGCTCCCGTTCCAGATGTTTGCCGCCGGGTGGATCGGCCTCGGTGCAGGCGCGCTCGGGAACCTTCTCGCAGGGCGGGTCCGGCCCCGTGGTCGCCGCGAACTCGCTGCGCTCGCCGTCTACGCGGTCGTCGTCGCCTATGTGTTCGGTGCGCTCATGAACCTGTGGTTCTGGCCGTTCGCGCTCGGCGGCGACACGAGGATCTCCTACGTGCCCGGGGGAGGGCTCGCCGAGAACCTCCGCCGGTTCGTCACGTTCACGCTCGTCACGTCGCTCCCGTGGGACACCGTGCGTGCCGTGACGAACGTCGTGGCGGTCGTGGTTCTCGGACGCCCGGTCCTGGGGACGCTGAGACGTGCCCGTCGCCGCGGGAGCTTCGGCTAG